The Planococcus versutus genome contains a region encoding:
- a CDS encoding DUF4007 family protein: MKYQLNFHQTFAPETEALAQLLRVASSNCEYLSKEELSSLTMIPTGEKSGKVVPHIYYSQAMGLINFDKKDNKYSLSLTALGDVIYQEDPFLTEDLSKIICHYEMSNKYAPTLLWSYLFNQYIPVSGDAFSQNSLSNAVTRKFDSSKVNLSPLRSFYTAERSFASLNFLSIENDEFIISSHSINPVYRYVYAYLLFKNWEIHLPTQSEITFTELTDTLGFGNPFVWNEHTVMEVLELLQDQGVIVVNRQLFPITIIKQVSSDYCLSKLYNFLI; this comes from the coding sequence ATGAAATATCAGTTAAATTTCCATCAAACATTTGCACCTGAAACAGAAGCGCTCGCACAATTGTTGCGAGTAGCTTCTTCTAATTGTGAATATCTTTCAAAAGAAGAACTTTCTTCACTGACAATGATTCCAACTGGAGAAAAGTCAGGTAAGGTAGTACCGCATATTTACTATTCTCAGGCCATGGGGTTAATTAATTTCGACAAAAAAGATAACAAGTATTCTCTATCATTAACAGCTTTAGGAGATGTTATTTATCAAGAAGATCCATTTTTGACTGAAGATTTATCGAAAATTATTTGTCATTACGAAATGTCTAACAAATATGCTCCTACTTTATTATGGTCATATTTGTTTAACCAGTACATTCCTGTCAGCGGAGATGCATTTTCGCAAAACAGTCTTTCTAATGCAGTTACTCGGAAGTTTGACAGCTCAAAAGTCAACTTGTCCCCTCTAAGATCTTTTTATACTGCTGAAAGGTCATTTGCAAGTTTAAATTTTTTATCTATAGAAAATGATGAATTTATTATTTCATCTCATTCTATAAATCCGGTTTATCGGTATGTTTATGCTTATTTGCTTTTTAAAAATTGGGAAATACATTTGCCCACACAATCTGAAATTACTTTTACAGAACTTACCGATACTTTAGGTTTTGGAAATCCATTTGTATGGAATGAACATACTGTGATGGAGGTATTAGAACTGTTGCAGGATCAGGGAGTAATCGTCGTTAATAGACAATTGTTTCCAATTACTATTATTAAACAAGTTTCTTCAGATTATTGTTTAAGTAAACTATATAACTTTTTAATCTAA
- a CDS encoding DUF4007 family protein has product MGYSQHQSFYLRDRWISKAIKSVEVNNSFFFEKDAFEKMGLGKNMVQSLKHWIVATKIYEEVRDNNQKYHQITSLGNFINEKDRAIKYFNTAGLLHHSLATNRDISTTWYWFFNVYTETSFSREDVLSELTNWVQKHEKRVVSENSLKRDIDCLIKLYTSGGSAADPEEVILSPLYKLNLLEERSGVIYKKEAKMDESNLLLVGYALLKYMQGRNLNSVSIDDLVHKEELIGKLFNMKRSSIVNLISTWTEHAEFPAVFTRTNNLDTLRLPEVSPEEFIYYEHEGKGRKNL; this is encoded by the coding sequence ATGGGCTACAGTCAACATCAAAGTTTCTATTTACGTGATAGATGGATCAGTAAAGCAATTAAGAGCGTAGAAGTAAATAATTCATTTTTCTTTGAAAAAGATGCTTTTGAAAAAATGGGATTGGGTAAGAATATGGTGCAGTCCTTAAAACATTGGATAGTTGCGACGAAAATATATGAAGAAGTTCGTGATAATAATCAAAAATATCATCAAATTACGTCTTTGGGCAATTTCATCAATGAAAAAGACCGGGCTATTAAATATTTTAATACGGCAGGGTTGTTACATCATTCTTTAGCTACTAATAGGGACATCAGTACAACGTGGTATTGGTTTTTTAATGTATATACAGAAACTTCTTTCTCTCGGGAAGATGTTCTTTCTGAACTTACTAATTGGGTTCAGAAACACGAAAAGCGAGTTGTTTCCGAAAACTCGTTGAAACGGGACATTGATTGCTTAATTAAACTTTATACTAGTGGCGGAAGCGCTGCAGATCCTGAGGAAGTTATACTAAGTCCGTTGTATAAATTGAATTTATTGGAAGAACGTAGTGGGGTTATTTATAAAAAAGAAGCGAAAATGGATGAAAGTAACTTGTTGCTAGTAGGTTATGCGCTGCTTAAATACATGCAAGGACGAAATTTGAATTCTGTCAGTATTGATGATTTAGTACATAAAGAAGAATTGATAGGGAAATTATTTAATATGAAGAGATCTTCGATAGTGAATTTGATTAGCACGTGGACAGAGCATGCAGAATTTCCAGCTGTTTTCACAAGAACGAATAATTTGGATACCTTGCGTCTTCCGGAAGTTTCTCCAGAAGAATTTATTTATTATGAGCATGAGGGGAAAGGTAGAAAAAATTTATGA
- a CDS encoding ATP-binding protein, translated as MKAYVKELIQIVSEKNAEVHSASLFRIDHISHPAIYLELANSLKDSNNNITIKLSEEKYKEFSREKKFELVLQQLKEKNFISDNQRLTKWRNEFAEEKKTIILLGTESVQDKGGLADFYSITPKDIEKSINGNYAQWFYEIIDIENKAEVDLVNVLFEVIFKLTPVNLLQVSEIVEDTKGERITEASELTRFVLSNLLVYFGLPNLKKVETKAINKLVSTKTFPLLESAAKFIRRDEYKDGFSPSKEKKLKQKFEEFTKTEDFEDYEKQIVETFSNYETLEDKVLDFARGINVHQLREELGQFDFFLLNKILGVKTKKNKLVTPKVRAIRGNPLQAFLIMIIDYIQQTKEDGDIVEGRDLLIDVQQILLAEGFEGDDQESRWKELCMAVKGINDYINDELSNVVNIKYLNGEEIFDLNNFNSPVVGFASSQMKISKVTFQLQIADFEKVEYIWSFSPYEYWLQSFSYLTILEEKFEGAEGVLPVFSADNLGNLLSSTDTASFHFQLKEHEIIANDVLDILKHLQSVEGILFSKLLRLAEPFMDFLNYINKEGFYKSINPHYSNTAALFVNKYTEVIKEIYENVEQMKQVEKDSLYLVSNLFNIIAKEDAISTVTKIEGAIIPPFHPAMLEKIIDQQAYQRKGMAKLVKESLMSDGISVSRLNAKFEKIERQSTIISGVDTIMSENNLSRIPTQVLGYFALHGTNSKTTILDSSSLLEVSSSSKEENEEELASNSAKAKLIQSHIQQYIGTFPANIDSLSIGFVNFEQLQPVVEGLHEFIGAYKSSSHGVNLRLEILSSKTNHKAKNYMSKWLDSVFTEDDNIIIQTYFNKFDNSNINSIKNIIDETRFDLLFIENLMVTKEIKYEKTGEQDIKPGDTRFPMVFHPMPARNDETVRNISVSQKQFQASFAHSQLVFWIENPFGEKQLYRIEKVLGFDASIKETLQILHKNSQWVISMDVGLDKALFEKEQIISFATGEGAFGELNVAISASSIMKKDIALRLKNRLKSIFTSWDMDMCNNSAEYMLDSSTALDGIKVLKALNPLNYEIHSFLSGILAVKTLEIEASKPNIILRSFISLDSYSHWFNNVPNRPDYLLLEIEKDSLNSEKLIIKANLIECKMGKENQVHIDKGTRQLKNGIDFLVEVLNSKSTANDRRYWYAQLYRLLAFSPVHVTEDQNIKGTLNQSLLKILDGEFQINWEATLLTYWLDHNREEISVTENMLGSDNVKITHKAYGQLYIQSQLLPPEERLEIEFIAPISKEFDIFADDEENYKEVIRNMHNELFEEEYKEVVIPSKIPQLVQGDAKIDVYKDSYDNLANKINNNYSRAAEVQSEMKKDIESLEDNSEGIELPEIVVEEVEKSDQSLESIRVLLGEDTRTKKKIYWEYGHPKLENRHILISGKSGVGKTYFMQCLLLELANNNISSLIFDYTDGFKKSKLEPEFKDSLGDRINQFHVQKEGFPVNPFKKNMKEIDEDDFMEESDIDVAERIRSVFSAVYPGMGDQQANAIYRATSSGLKKYGSKMNLQYLKAELESDNSGNAKTVLSKIEPLIDRNPFDIEKEYNWEEHRTKDGIVFVVQLSGFVREVQLIVTEFILWDLWNFNISHGDKSKPFPVILDEAQNLDHSEKSPSAKILTEGRKFGWSGWYATQFMQGQMAKDEIRRLQNAGQKVYFSPPESEINDMASFLSTDASERKEWANKLSKIGKGQCIVSGPMLKENGELQYGRPAIIDVTPLKERI; from the coding sequence TCTCCTTGGCACTGAGAGTGTGCAAGATAAAGGCGGACTAGCAGACTTTTATTCTATTACTCCTAAAGATATTGAAAAATCTATAAATGGAAATTATGCGCAATGGTTTTATGAAATAATTGATATTGAAAATAAAGCTGAAGTAGATTTGGTTAATGTCCTATTTGAAGTTATTTTTAAACTAACACCCGTTAATTTATTGCAGGTAAGCGAAATCGTTGAAGATACGAAAGGAGAGAGGATTACAGAAGCATCCGAATTAACTCGTTTTGTATTAAGTAACTTGTTGGTTTATTTTGGCCTACCAAATCTTAAAAAAGTAGAGACAAAAGCCATTAACAAGTTGGTGAGTACAAAAACATTCCCTCTTTTAGAAAGTGCAGCTAAATTTATTAGACGAGACGAATATAAAGATGGTTTTAGTCCGAGTAAAGAAAAAAAACTAAAACAAAAATTTGAAGAATTTACTAAAACTGAAGATTTCGAGGATTACGAAAAGCAAATTGTAGAGACATTTTCAAATTATGAGACTCTTGAAGATAAAGTTCTTGATTTCGCACGAGGAATAAACGTTCATCAATTAAGAGAAGAACTTGGGCAATTCGATTTCTTTTTACTTAATAAAATATTAGGTGTTAAAACGAAAAAAAATAAGCTAGTAACTCCTAAAGTTCGAGCTATAAGGGGAAATCCTTTGCAAGCTTTTCTAATTATGATAATCGACTATATACAACAAACTAAAGAAGATGGCGATATTGTTGAAGGTAGAGATTTACTTATAGATGTGCAGCAAATCTTACTAGCAGAAGGTTTTGAAGGCGATGATCAAGAAAGTAGATGGAAAGAGCTCTGTATGGCAGTAAAAGGCATCAATGATTATATAAATGATGAGTTAAGTAATGTTGTCAATATCAAATACTTAAATGGGGAAGAAATCTTTGACTTAAATAATTTCAATAGCCCAGTTGTTGGATTTGCTTCTAGTCAAATGAAAATTTCTAAAGTAACATTTCAATTACAGATAGCAGACTTTGAGAAAGTTGAATATATATGGTCTTTCAGTCCTTATGAGTATTGGCTTCAGTCGTTTTCTTATCTCACCATACTAGAAGAGAAATTTGAAGGAGCTGAGGGAGTTTTGCCTGTTTTTAGCGCGGATAATTTAGGTAATCTCTTATCCAGCACTGATACAGCATCCTTTCACTTTCAATTGAAAGAGCATGAAATTATAGCTAACGATGTATTAGATATTTTAAAACATTTGCAGTCAGTAGAAGGTATATTATTTAGTAAATTGCTGCGCTTAGCAGAACCATTTATGGATTTCCTTAATTACATAAATAAAGAAGGCTTTTATAAGTCGATAAATCCTCATTATAGCAACACAGCAGCGCTTTTTGTAAATAAATATACCGAAGTTATTAAAGAAATTTATGAAAATGTCGAGCAGATGAAGCAAGTAGAAAAGGATAGTCTTTACCTCGTCTCTAATTTATTTAACATTATTGCCAAAGAAGATGCAATTTCTACTGTAACTAAGATTGAAGGTGCTATAATCCCGCCTTTTCACCCCGCAATGCTAGAAAAAATAATAGATCAGCAAGCTTACCAACGAAAAGGTATGGCTAAATTAGTTAAAGAAAGTTTAATGTCTGACGGTATCTCTGTTTCAAGACTGAATGCAAAATTCGAAAAAATTGAGAGACAATCAACTATCATTTCTGGAGTAGACACCATTATGAGTGAGAACAATCTGAGTCGTATTCCTACACAAGTTTTGGGATATTTCGCTCTACATGGTACTAATAGTAAAACCACAATTCTAGATAGTTCCAGTTTATTAGAAGTAAGTTCCTCAAGTAAAGAAGAAAATGAAGAAGAATTAGCTTCTAATTCTGCAAAGGCGAAATTAATTCAATCTCATATCCAACAGTACATTGGCACTTTCCCGGCTAATATCGATTCGCTATCTATTGGTTTTGTTAACTTCGAGCAGCTGCAGCCTGTAGTTGAAGGCTTACACGAGTTCATCGGTGCTTATAAAAGTTCATCCCATGGTGTAAATTTAAGACTTGAAATTTTATCGTCAAAAACTAATCATAAAGCTAAAAATTATATGAGTAAGTGGTTAGATAGCGTATTTACTGAAGATGATAATATTATAATTCAAACTTATTTTAATAAATTTGATAATAGCAATATAAATAGTATAAAGAACATTATTGATGAGACACGTTTTGATTTACTATTCATAGAAAACCTTATGGTTACAAAAGAAATTAAATATGAAAAAACTGGGGAGCAAGATATCAAACCTGGAGATACTCGATTCCCTATGGTATTTCATCCAATGCCTGCAAGAAATGATGAAACAGTAAGAAATATTTCCGTAAGTCAAAAACAATTCCAAGCGTCTTTTGCACATTCGCAATTAGTTTTCTGGATCGAAAATCCTTTTGGTGAAAAACAATTATATAGAATTGAGAAAGTGCTAGGTTTTGATGCATCTATTAAAGAAACTCTACAGATCTTACATAAAAATTCTCAATGGGTCATTTCAATGGATGTAGGGCTAGACAAAGCATTATTCGAAAAGGAACAAATTATTAGCTTTGCTACAGGCGAAGGAGCATTTGGTGAGTTAAATGTTGCTATTTCCGCTTCCTCTATTATGAAGAAAGATATTGCTTTAAGGTTAAAAAATCGTTTGAAATCAATTTTTACTTCGTGGGATATGGATATGTGTAATAATTCTGCTGAGTACATGTTAGATTCTTCCACTGCTCTAGATGGTATAAAAGTATTGAAAGCTTTAAATCCTCTTAATTATGAAATTCATAGCTTTTTGTCTGGAATTTTAGCAGTCAAAACTTTAGAAATTGAAGCTTCTAAACCTAATATAATATTAAGAAGTTTTATTTCTTTAGATTCCTACAGTCATTGGTTTAATAATGTACCTAATCGACCTGACTATTTACTTTTAGAAATAGAAAAAGATAGTTTGAATTCTGAAAAGCTGATTATTAAAGCGAATTTAATAGAATGTAAGATGGGGAAAGAAAATCAAGTTCATATAGATAAAGGAACTCGACAATTAAAGAACGGTATCGATTTCTTGGTGGAAGTCCTTAATAGCAAATCCACGGCTAATGATCGACGCTATTGGTATGCTCAATTATACCGGTTGTTAGCTTTTTCTCCGGTGCATGTGACAGAAGATCAAAATATTAAGGGTACTCTCAATCAAAGTTTGTTAAAGATATTAGACGGAGAATTTCAAATTAATTGGGAAGCAACACTTCTCACTTATTGGTTAGATCATAATCGAGAAGAGATTTCAGTAACAGAAAATATGTTAGGGTCTGACAATGTGAAAATTACTCATAAAGCATATGGCCAACTCTACATTCAATCACAATTACTTCCTCCAGAAGAAAGACTAGAAATTGAGTTCATTGCTCCAATATCTAAAGAATTTGATATTTTTGCAGATGATGAAGAAAATTATAAAGAAGTTATCAGAAATATGCATAATGAATTATTTGAAGAAGAATATAAGGAGGTAGTTATACCATCCAAAATACCTCAACTTGTTCAAGGAGATGCAAAAATAGACGTTTATAAAGATTCATACGATAATTTAGCAAACAAAATTAATAATAATTATTCACGAGCGGCCGAAGTACAAAGTGAAATGAAAAAGGATATCGAATCATTAGAAGATAACTCAGAAGGAATCGAGTTACCTGAAATCGTGGTTGAAGAAGTAGAGAAATCTGATCAAAGTCTAGAGTCTATTAGGGTTTTATTAGGCGAAGATACCCGCACAAAGAAAAAAATTTATTGGGAATATGGACATCCAAAACTCGAAAATCGACATATCTTAATTTCAGGCAAATCCGGGGTAGGTAAAACCTATTTTATGCAATGTTTATTATTAGAGTTAGCTAATAATAATATCTCCAGCTTAATTTTTGATTATACGGACGGTTTTAAGAAAAGTAAATTAGAACCAGAATTTAAAGATTCTTTAGGGGATCGTATAAATCAATTTCATGTTCAAAAAGAAGGATTTCCAGTTAACCCCTTTAAAAAGAATATGAAAGAAATTGATGAAGATGACTTCATGGAAGAATCGGATATCGATGTAGCAGAACGCATTCGAAGTGTATTTAGCGCAGTTTATCCTGGAATGGGAGATCAGCAAGCAAATGCTATTTACCGTGCCACATCTAGTGGCTTAAAAAAATATGGCAGTAAAATGAATCTTCAATACTTGAAAGCAGAATTGGAAAGCGATAATTCTGGTAATGCGAAAACGGTTCTTTCAAAAATTGAGCCTTTAATTGATCGTAATCCGTTCGATATTGAAAAAGAATATAACTGGGAAGAGCACCGTACTAAGGATGGAATTGTTTTTGTTGTTCAACTTTCTGGATTTGTTAGAGAAGTACAATTAATTGTTACAGAATTTATTTTATGGGATCTATGGAACTTCAACATATCTCATGGGGATAAGTCGAAACCATTTCCTGTCATTCTAGATGAGGCCCAAAACTTAGATCACTCTGAAAAGTCACCAAGCGCTAAAATTTTGACCGAAGGCCGAAAGTTTGGATGGTCTGGCTGGTATGCAACCCAATTCATGCAAGGGCAAATGGCGAAAGATGAAATACGTCGTTTGCAAAATGCGGGACAAAAAGTTTACTTCTCTCCACCGGAATCGGAAATAAATGATATGGCAAGCTTTTTAAGCACCGATGCTTCAGAACGAAAAGAATGGGCCAACAAATTATCTAAGATTGGCAAGGGCCAATGCATAGTCTCGGGACCTATGCTGAAAGAGAACGGGGAATTACAATATGGAAGACCTGCCATAATAGATGTTACCCCACTGAAAGAAAGGATTTAA